Genomic DNA from Ilyobacter polytropus DSM 2926:
TCTAAAGTGGCAGATTTAACCATCTCTATGGCAAATACTTTTTTCGCCCAACGAGATAATATCATAGCTATTGTACCTGTCCCAGAATAAGCATCTACTATATTTTTATTTTTTACATCATCAAAATACGAGATGGCCGTTTCATAGAGTTTCTTTGTCTGTTCTAGATTTATCTGAAAAAAAGATTTAGGAGATATATTGAATTTTATATCAAAAAGCTCCTCTTTTAAAACCTCGTCTCCGTACACATAGATATCCTCGTCCCCAAGGGCCACATTGGTTCTCTTATTGTTTACAGATATATAGGCGGCTTTTACCTCAGGACACCGGTCTCTTAGATCATATAAAATCTTTTTCAAATTCTTGGCAGGCTCCCCTTTCACAACAAGCACAACCATGGCTTCATCAAAAGAATTGGTTCTTACCATAACATGTCTCAGTATTCCTCTATGCTTTTTCTCATCATAAACAGGTATTCTTTTTTTATTAAGTATTTCCTTTAGCTCTTTTGTAATTCTGTTTGCAAGTTTTGACTGAAGCATATTTTCAGACACTTCAAAAACTTCATGAGATTTTTTCTTAAAGAAACCTGATATTATCTTCCCGTCTTTATAGGCAAAGGGTTCTATTACTTTGTTTCTGTAATATTTCGGGGAAGTGCTTCCTATTGTATCGTAGATTTCAAAATTTTCCAGTTTACCTATTTTTTTTAATACATCTTCTACCATTTCTTTTTTATATTTTAGCTGGCTTTCATACTTTAGCATTCCAAAATCGCATCCGTGAAAATCTTCAAATGTAACCTTGTCTTTATCAGCTGCTCTTTCTTCACCTGGTTTTATTATAGCCTCTATAATCCCTCTGGCGTAACTCTTCTTCAGAGATATAATTTTAACTCTTACTCTGTCTCCAGGTACAGACATAGGAACAAATACAGCCATTTTTTCATAATAGCCTAGTCCCTCTCCTCCAAAAATAAGCTTTTCAATATCCAGCTCGATTATCTGATCTTTTTTTAGCACCATATTATTTGGTTTCCCCTCTTTTTGTACTTTTTTATTATATATTGTATGAAAACAAATGTCAACGAAAGCTAAATTAAGAAAAAATAAAGTTTATTTCAATTTAAAGTATTCAATTTCGTTAGAAACTTCCATTCTCAATTTAGTTCTGGCTTCTTTTTCTATCTTTTCAAGGTCTACTTTGTTTTCAAGTTCTATTTTTTTACTTTGATAAAGCTCTTCAGATTCACTTACAATTTTTTTTATTTTTCTGACCTCGCCCTGTTCCTTTGCCAGCTTTATAACATAATTAAGATGAACTATAGGAAGAGCTATAATCAAAAAAACAATAAGTACTGTATATACCTCTTTCAGCTTTTTTTTCATACTTTTACCCCAGTCTTTCCACCACTCGTAATTTTGATGAACGGGCTCTCTTGTTAAATTTAAGTTCGTCATCCTTTGGAGTTATAGGTTTTCGTGTTATTATTTTGACCTTGGCTTTATTGTCACATCTGCATACCGGGAGTTCAGGGGGACATATACAGTCTACCGACATCTCCTTAAACTTATTTTTTACCATTCTGTCTTCTAGTGAATGAAAGGTTATTATAGCAAGCCTGCCTCCAGGTTTAAGAGCATTTATCGCCTTGTCTATAGATCTTTCTAAAACGTCTAATTCTCTGTTTACCTCGATTCTGATGGCCTGAAAGGTTTTCATAGCAGGATGTTTAGGGCTCTTCCCCTTGTATGCTCTTTTTATTATTTCCACAAGGTCTCCAGTTGTTTCTATGGGCTTCTCTGCCCTGATTTCACATATAAGCCTTGCTATTTTTCTGGCGTGACGTTCTTCTCCGTAATCATATATTATTTTAGAAAGTCTGCCTTCTTCATACTGGTTTACAACTTCATAAGCAGAGACCTTGGCATTTTTGTTCATTCTCATATCCAGTTTGGTGTCAAATCTATATGAGAAGCCTCTTTCTGGATCATCTAGCTGTGTAGAAGAGACCCCTATATCCATAAGTATTCCGTCTATCTTATCATAACCAGCAAGATATAACACTGTGTCCAGGTTTTCAAAGTTATCCTTATAAGACTCCCATTTTTTACCATATTTACCCAGTCTTTCCCCTGCAAAATCAAGGGCTTGCTGATCCTGATCAATAGAAATAAGTTTCCCTTTTTCAGACAAAGCCTTTAGGATTCCTTCTGAATGACCTCCCCCTCCTAAGGTGCAGTCTAAATAAACTCCGCCTTCATTTTTTACGAGATTTTCTATTGTTTCACGGTACAACACAGGTATATGATATTCACATTCTATATCTTCAAACATTAATTACACTCCCAATTTTTAAAAGATAGATTATTAGCTTCATTTTACTATAATGAGGGAAAAAAAGCAACTTAAGGGGCATCTGTCCAGAATAATATTTAATTTCATTTTCATCTTTTTTTTTAGACAAACTTTCATTTAATTCAAAATATAAGGTTAATTTCCTTTCAATTTTACAATATCTTTTACA
This window encodes:
- the rlmD gene encoding 23S rRNA (uracil(1939)-C(5))-methyltransferase RlmD: MVLKKDQIIELDIEKLIFGGEGLGYYEKMAVFVPMSVPGDRVRVKIISLKKSYARGIIEAIIKPGEERAADKDKVTFEDFHGCDFGMLKYESQLKYKKEMVEDVLKKIGKLENFEIYDTIGSTSPKYYRNKVIEPFAYKDGKIISGFFKKKSHEVFEVSENMLQSKLANRITKELKEILNKKRIPVYDEKKHRGILRHVMVRTNSFDEAMVVLVVKGEPAKNLKKILYDLRDRCPEVKAAYISVNNKRTNVALGDEDIYVYGDEVLKEELFDIKFNISPKSFFQINLEQTKKLYETAISYFDDVKNKNIVDAYSGTGTIAMILSRWAKKVFAIEMVKSATLDAKKTSMENKIKNIDFINGKVEGKLEELLKKREKIDAIIFDPPRKGIEESVLHSVAKTGINEIVYISCNPSTFARDANVLNEIGYDLLKVQPVDMFPQTSHIEVVGKFVKRT
- the rsmH gene encoding 16S rRNA (cytosine(1402)-N(4))-methyltransferase RsmH, with amino-acid sequence MFEDIECEYHIPVLYRETIENLVKNEGGVYLDCTLGGGGHSEGILKALSEKGKLISIDQDQQALDFAGERLGKYGKKWESYKDNFENLDTVLYLAGYDKIDGILMDIGVSSTQLDDPERGFSYRFDTKLDMRMNKNAKVSAYEVVNQYEEGRLSKIIYDYGEERHARKIARLICEIRAEKPIETTGDLVEIIKRAYKGKSPKHPAMKTFQAIRIEVNRELDVLERSIDKAINALKPGGRLAIITFHSLEDRMVKNKFKEMSVDCICPPELPVCRCDNKAKVKIITRKPITPKDDELKFNKRARSSKLRVVERLG